From one Catellatospora sp. IY07-71 genomic stretch:
- the prfB gene encoding peptide chain release factor 2: protein MTADYADQLKSLDATMRNIETVLDLSRLRRDKEQLEQAASAPDLWDDQAKAQEVTSRLSYVSSEINKLTKLRGRIDDAGVLLELAEAEGDASSMAEVSAELADLAKAIDELEVRTLLSGEYDSREALVAIRAGAGGVDAADFAEMLLRMYLRWAERHGYTTEVYDTSYAEEAGLKSATFAVKAPYAYGTLSVESGTHRLVRISPFDNQGRRQTSFAGVEVLPVVEQTDHIDIPENEMRVDVFRSSGPGGQSVNTTDSAVRITHIPTGIVVSCQNEKSQLQNKASALRVLQARLLERKRQEERAKLEGLKTDAAGSWGDQMRSYVLHPYQMVKDLRTEFETGNPNAVFDGEIDSFVEAGIRWRKQQQLEAAA, encoded by the coding sequence GTGACTGCCGACTACGCCGATCAGCTCAAGTCCCTCGACGCGACCATGCGCAACATCGAGACCGTGCTCGACCTGTCCCGGCTGCGCCGCGACAAGGAGCAGCTGGAGCAGGCCGCCTCGGCTCCCGACCTGTGGGACGACCAGGCCAAGGCGCAGGAGGTCACCTCCAGGCTGTCGTATGTCAGCAGCGAGATCAACAAGCTCACGAAGCTGCGCGGACGGATCGACGACGCCGGAGTGCTGCTGGAGCTGGCCGAGGCCGAGGGCGACGCGTCCTCCATGGCGGAGGTGTCGGCCGAGCTGGCCGATCTGGCCAAGGCGATCGACGAGCTGGAGGTGCGCACCCTGCTCTCCGGCGAGTACGACTCCCGCGAGGCGCTGGTCGCCATCCGGGCCGGTGCGGGCGGCGTGGACGCCGCGGACTTCGCCGAGATGCTGCTGCGCATGTACCTGCGCTGGGCCGAGCGGCACGGCTACACGACCGAGGTCTACGACACCTCGTACGCCGAGGAGGCGGGCCTGAAGTCGGCGACCTTCGCGGTGAAGGCGCCGTACGCCTACGGCACGCTGTCGGTCGAGTCCGGCACGCACCGCCTGGTCCGCATCAGCCCGTTCGACAACCAGGGCCGCCGCCAGACCAGCTTCGCGGGCGTCGAGGTGCTGCCGGTGGTGGAGCAGACCGACCACATCGACATCCCTGAGAACGAGATGCGGGTCGACGTCTTCCGCTCCAGCGGCCCCGGCGGCCAGAGCGTCAACACCACCGACTCGGCGGTGCGCATCACGCACATCCCGACCGGCATCGTGGTGTCCTGCCAGAACGAGAAGTCGCAGCTGCAGAACAAGGCGTCCGCGCTGCGGGTGCTCCAGGCGCGCCTCCTGGAGCGCAAGCGCCAGGAGGAGCGGGCCAAGCTGGAGGGCCTGAAGACGGACGCGGCCGGTTCGTGGGGCGACCAGATGCGCTCGTACGTGCTGCACCCGTACCAGATGGTCAAGGATCTGCGCACCGAGTTCGAGACGGGCAACCCGAACGCGGTCTTCGACGGCGAGATCGACAGCTTCGTCGAGGCCGGCATCCGCTGGCGCAAGCAGCAGCAGCTCGAGGCCGCCGCGTAG
- a CDS encoding ROK family transcriptional regulator, whose protein sequence is MARLAGSSKLLRAMNESATMALLIDRGTLTRGELRELTGLSKPTTSDVLRTLTEAGLATVVGHTSGGPGPNAEVYAVNPAAALVVAVSVRDVSETLHAPFDAALCDLTGAVLARAEYPADPAAGDPVATVRAIIADLRERAGIQAERLTHLQLGVPGSYDPGTGTIRHIDVAGWSRPGLVPELAAALDVTVDADNDVNLAAIAERHRGVAAGSGSFALLWLGAGLGCAIDLGTSLLRGATGGAGEIGYVPVGLAAPGQPRDLQGLAGGPAVAALAATYGFRGATAEEMIAEAVARAGDPEADAFLSALADRIAVVLAVVAALVDPPLVVLAGELAQAGGQVLRDLVTEAFHRNTPLRTPVEVTSLTDDAVLLGAMDAGLRSVRESLIDSLRYALTPA, encoded by the coding sequence GTGGCACGGCTCGCCGGATCGTCCAAGCTGCTCCGGGCCATGAACGAGAGCGCGACCATGGCGCTGCTCATCGACCGGGGCACGCTCACCCGCGGGGAACTGCGGGAGCTGACCGGGCTGTCCAAGCCCACCACGTCCGACGTGCTGCGCACGCTGACGGAGGCGGGGCTGGCCACGGTCGTCGGCCACACCAGCGGCGGGCCGGGTCCCAACGCGGAGGTGTACGCGGTCAACCCGGCGGCGGCACTGGTGGTGGCCGTCTCGGTACGGGACGTGTCCGAGACACTACACGCCCCGTTCGACGCCGCCCTGTGCGATCTGACCGGCGCCGTGCTGGCCCGCGCGGAGTATCCGGCCGACCCGGCCGCGGGCGACCCGGTCGCCACCGTGCGCGCGATCATCGCCGACCTGCGCGAGCGCGCCGGCATCCAGGCCGAGCGGCTCACCCACCTGCAACTCGGCGTGCCCGGCTCGTACGACCCCGGCACCGGCACGATCCGGCACATCGACGTCGCGGGCTGGAGCCGGCCGGGCCTGGTCCCCGAGCTGGCCGCGGCGCTGGACGTCACGGTCGACGCCGACAACGACGTCAACCTGGCCGCCATCGCCGAGCGCCACCGCGGGGTCGCCGCGGGCTCCGGCAGCTTCGCCCTGCTCTGGCTCGGCGCGGGCCTGGGCTGCGCCATCGACCTCGGCACCTCGCTGCTGCGCGGCGCCACCGGCGGGGCCGGCGAGATCGGCTACGTGCCGGTCGGGCTGGCCGCCCCCGGCCAGCCCCGGGATCTGCAGGGCCTGGCGGGCGGCCCGGCCGTGGCGGCGCTCGCGGCGACGTACGGCTTCCGCGGGGCCACCGCCGAGGAGATGATCGCCGAGGCGGTGGCCCGGGCGGGCGATCCGGAGGCGGACGCCTTCCTCAGCGCGCTGGCCGACCGCATCGCGGTGGTGCTGGCCGTGGTCGCCGCGCTGGTGGACCCGCCGCTGGTGGTGCTGGCCGGGGAGCTGGCCCAGGCCGGCGGGCAGGTGCTGCGTGACCTGGTCACCGAGGCCTTCCACCGCAACACCCCGCTGCGCACCCCGGTCGAGGTGACCTCGCTCACCGACGACGCGGTGCTGCTCGGCGCCATGGACGCGGGCCTGCGCTCGGTGCGCGAGTCCCTGATCGACTCGCTGCGTTACGCGCTGACCCCCGCCTGA
- a CDS encoding 6-phospho-beta-glucosidase, with protein MKIAVVGGGSTYTPELVDGFARLAGSLDVTELCLIDPAGPRLDVIGPYARRLLAHHGHPGTLTWTTDLDAGLTDASVVVVQLRIGGQAARISDETFPLECGCVGQETTGAGGLAKALRTVPVVLDVAERAARLAAPGAWIVDFTNPVGIVTRALLDAGHRAVGLCNVAIGFQRRFAALLGVDPGAVTLDHVGLNHLTWERAAYVDGVDRLPELLAGHLDALAGQVQLPREVLTLLGAVPSYYLRYFYSHDLVVREERDAPTRGQKVAEIEEKLLAMYADPALTTKPELLGQRGGAFYSEAAVGLITSLVAGDGAVHAVNLRNDGHLPFLPDEAVIEVSARVDRDGAAPVAAAPVGPELSGLIAGVAAYEELAVRAAVHGGRDRVYAALLAHPLVGQHEYAASLTDGLLAANAAHLPWAR; from the coding sequence ATGAAGATCGCAGTCGTGGGTGGCGGTTCCACCTACACCCCCGAGCTGGTGGACGGGTTCGCCCGGCTCGCCGGCAGCCTGGACGTCACCGAGCTGTGCCTGATCGACCCGGCCGGGCCGCGGCTGGACGTGATCGGGCCGTACGCCCGGCGGCTGCTGGCGCACCACGGCCACCCCGGCACGCTGACCTGGACCACCGACCTCGACGCGGGCCTGACCGACGCCTCCGTGGTGGTGGTGCAGCTGCGGATCGGCGGGCAGGCGGCCCGGATCAGCGACGAGACGTTCCCGCTGGAGTGCGGTTGCGTGGGGCAGGAGACCACCGGCGCGGGCGGGCTGGCCAAGGCGCTGCGCACGGTGCCGGTGGTGCTGGACGTGGCCGAGCGGGCGGCGCGGCTGGCCGCGCCCGGCGCCTGGATCGTCGACTTCACCAACCCGGTCGGCATCGTCACCCGGGCGCTGCTCGACGCGGGCCACCGCGCGGTCGGCCTGTGCAATGTGGCCATCGGCTTCCAGCGCCGGTTCGCCGCGCTGCTCGGCGTCGACCCCGGCGCGGTCACCCTCGACCACGTCGGGCTGAACCACCTCACCTGGGAGCGCGCCGCGTACGTCGACGGCGTCGACCGGCTGCCCGAGCTGCTCGCCGGGCACCTGGACGCGCTGGCCGGCCAGGTGCAGCTGCCCCGCGAGGTGCTGACCCTGCTCGGCGCGGTCCCGTCCTACTACCTGCGCTACTTCTACTCCCACGACCTGGTGGTGCGCGAGGAGCGCGACGCGCCCACCCGCGGCCAGAAGGTGGCCGAGATCGAGGAGAAGCTGCTGGCGATGTACGCCGACCCGGCCCTGACCACCAAGCCGGAGCTGCTCGGCCAGCGCGGCGGCGCGTTCTACTCCGAGGCGGCGGTCGGGCTGATCACCTCCCTGGTCGCCGGGGACGGCGCGGTGCACGCGGTGAACCTGCGCAACGACGGCCACCTGCCGTTCCTGCCCGACGAGGCGGTGATCGAGGTCAGCGCCCGGGTGGACCGCGACGGCGCGGCACCGGTCGCGGCCGCGCCGGTCGGCCCCGAGCTGTCCGGCCTGATCGCCGGTGTCGCGGCGTACGAGGAGCTGGCGGTGCGGGCCGCGGTGCACGGCGGGCGCGACCGCGTCTACGCCGCGCTGCTGGCGCACCCGCTGGTCGGCCAGCACGAATACGCTGCCTCGCTCACGGACGGCCTGCTGGCCGCCAACGCCGCGCACCTGCCCTGGGCCCGGTGA